The following is a genomic window from Aquificota bacterium.
TTTGTTCTTCTCCTCAAGAGCCTTTGGAAGCTCGTTATAGAGGATGTTGTTCCTGTGTTTTACCACAGCTTTTAGGTCATCGCTCCACTGGGCCACCATGGGTCCTGCTAAAGCCATGTTCTTTCCGCAGGCAGAGATTCCAGTGGGGCTTTTGATAAGCCTTAGGGCCGCATCAAACTCACCCCTTTCTATATAGCCTCTTAGGGCCACAAAGGAGAAGAAGGTCTTGTAAGCTCCAGCCTTAAAGTTTAGCCTAACATCCGCCAAGTATCTTCCCGCTTGCATCACATGTTCCTTGTTGGCACCTCCCACCACCAGTATGTTTTTGCCATCTTTTTGGACAAGCTTTATAGTGGGCTTTTCAAAGCTAAGGCCAAGCTCTTTTACTATGCTGTTGTTCGTTCCAACCACTATAAGGTTTTGGTAGCTGAGGTCCTTTAGCCTTTGGTCGCTTACCAAAAGCTCGGGCATCCTTGACTGCTTTACATCCTCCGCATTAAAGCCTATATCTTCTGTCCACTGGCCAAGGTAGTAGGCTATCCTGCCCGCAAGGGCCACTACTTCTGGGTCCTCTTTTGA
Proteins encoded in this region:
- a CDS encoding cellulose biosynthesis cyclic di-GMP-binding regulatory protein BcsB, whose protein sequence is MRKIMLLSAIAGIAFSQPVIDPPFADRLFPYVKYGEVWTGTPALVKDATIPNTLIVYGSKEDPEVVALAGRIAYYLGQWTEDIGFNAEDVKQSRMPELLVSDQRLKDLSYQNLIVVGTNNSIVKELGLSFEKPTIKLVQKDGKNILVVGGANKEHVMQAGRYLADVRLNFKAGAYKTFFSFVALRGYIERGEFDAALRLIKSPTGISACGKNMALAGPMVAQWSDDLKAVVKHRNNILYNELPKALEEKNKEKAVSLWKEAMLTCYQCHQGINVPQVRKFKPLESIHAKHQRIAESFGLVKVVGNQKSCIACHAGPTNTRGY